Within Wyeomyia smithii strain HCP4-BCI-WySm-NY-G18 chromosome 2, ASM2978416v1, whole genome shotgun sequence, the genomic segment CAATAACGAAGACAAACCCGCTACAAACGACCGTGGCGCCAATCCCCTATATGCTAATTCAGCTTTTTCATCGAATAATCTTCACGGCACTACGATACACATCAAGTAAAAGTTTCGCATTACACTCAACATAACAAACATTTCTGAAAAAACTCACTTCGCGATatcaaacaaattttcttccgaAAAATCGCACGAGCGAAAATTTTCTAGTTTAATTCAAATCCAAAGTGGTCGAAAAACATTTTCCGTATTTTCAGGTCAGTAAGTAAATAGATAAACATAATTTTCTGTTACCTATGATCACCAGACCATTTTGAGAAATTTTacgaatataaaataaaataagaaattaaacgatatgctttttttttgttcacacatttatttgacacgaaacgaaatagggtatcgaacgtcttcgtcagtggttttcttcggcccccttatTTATAAGATTGAgtataagattgctgcagaaaaactgccgaagaaaaccattgacgaagacgttcgataccctactagATATATTGTCACCCTTGTAAATTATAAAATTCGCTAAACGTTAAATAGATGAAGaacaagtttagtaaagcgggcaatgtatgtagtttttcgagaatgcgaaaatgaacgggaatagaaggtgtgactttcaggcttagaaaaaaattttctctcatccagagggaaaatttttttaagCCTAAAAGTCAAACCTTCTATtctcgttcattttcgcattctcgaaaaactacatacattgcccgctttactaaacttaaaatgtaagtcatgtgacaaaaatgaaataagtGCGTAAAGTAGATGAAGAACAGATAACCTATCAAATTTATCCtttgttttgcacaaaaaaCGGTCACGTGACCATTTCGGATCGTTATAATCCGTAATAAGATATTCCCGGATTGTGTTGTTTTGTGAGGAAATTCAATCGAATATGCATTCCATAAACCGCTCaaaagaaaatacaaaattatatGCATGGAAATAGATGAATTATTTTAGCTATTCAATTTTATGACATGCAGCACAAAGGACCATTCAAGGTTCACTCACACTTCTTCATTGTCTTGTCCATAATATATAGATCAACTTAACCCTCTCAATACCAGTTCTCAAACTACTTTTTCTCTCACACTTtgtctttttctctctctttgtaTCATCACATTCCAGATCTGCAGTGCGCTCCCGCAGCACTGGCTCAGAAATCACCCCGGGCTGGAAACCAGCGGTAGTATCGACTAGCAGCAGTTGCTGATAAGACGTAGTTGCAAGTGTTTCGAAGGTGCGCGCGCAACGCTCCAAAGCGCAgcaaaaggaagaaaaaaaaatgtcccaCAAGACGAGTTCGGCCTCTAATGGCAGTGGTGGTGGTGGTAACGTCACCAAATATGAAGCCCGTCTCTGTCAGGTCGTGAAACGACCAGACTTCGATGGATACGGATTTAATCTGCACGCTGAGAAGGGTCGTCCCGGACAGTACATCGGCAAAGTGGACGACGGGTCCCCGGCGGAGGCTGCCGGACTTCGTCAAGGTGACCGAATCATCGAGGTCAACGGAACGAACATCACCAACGAGACGCACAAGAAGGTGGTAGAGTTGATAAAGGCAATCCCAAACGAGACAAAACTGCTGGTGATTGACCCGCGGGCGGATGGAAACGAGTTGAAGGCGGCAGCCGCAGCTGCCAAAGCCAAGAACGGAGCAGTGGATGTGAATGATAACAGCAAACAAATGGAAAAAATGGCCAACCGAAAAGATAGCCTGAACGAAAAATCCACCGCGGAATCCAATCAGAATAAGCATGACGTCAACGGCAGTAGCGGTGCCAAAGAAGACGCCAATAACAAGAAAAATTCCAGCGCAAACAACAACGTCGACACGAGTGCTAATAAAATGATGATGACAAATGGCGATACGAAGAAGCAGCAGCAGCCTGTGGAGAAGATTATCGAGGATACCAAAGCCTTGTCAATGTCGACGGCGAAGGTTGCGGAAACGAACGGCAAATCGATGGCAAGTACGAACGGAAGTAATGGAACTAGCGACGCCGCCGTCGCCACCCCCACCGTCACCAAGGATGTTCCCAAGCTGAACCTCAATATGACCGCAGCCGAGCTACGTGCCCAGCTGGCGGCCCGGAAGAAGTACGACCCAAAGAACGACGTATGTGACTTGCGCAAAAAGTAcgaaattattcaaaaaatgtGATAAGTTGCTTGCTTTGGTATGATAAGCGCGTGCGCACAGACGTTAAAGATATAGAACTCAAAGGATACGACTTCACCTTGTTCGGTTAGTGACTTAATGATTAGACTTCCTTTCTCCCACTGAAGCAAGATTCAGTATTCAAGTAATCATCCCCTATTATACTGAAACGTGTAGGTGTGCTGTGATAGAAACGGCACCAGAAAACCTTTGTACAGATATAAgctagaaaataataaaaaaaaagtctgcGCACCAGCTCTTAACACTCCTGCTTTTCAACGGAAGCTGTGATAAAGCAGCGGGACGACGGCTGTCGAACAGTGAAGCAGAAACGAACAGCATTCTATTTGTCATCGACCCTAACTTTCACGGTCGCCATTTAGATGGAGTAAAAGTTGAGTGGCTGTTTCAATCAATCAAACGTCATGCTATGTAAGCATTCATAAATCCTATCCATATCTCGAAAAATTATATCTACGCAAACGGGTGTGTATGTGCTTGTTGTTCAGTCGAAAGAAAAAGTGTTCTAAAATCGTACATCGCAACTGCGAAACCAACTGATAAGACGTGTCGCGACCGCGGCCAAGATGAAAGTTCACAATTGTAAAGTGCGGGTGGAACGTAAACATACATAACATGCCAAACACATTTTCGGTGTCGCAAAACAAACAACTGAAAAACATAACGGCAGCAGCAAATTAATTGGCATTTGCGTCGCGATCAGAATCGATCGATGATTTTTCTTGCGGGTCGGCGTAGAATTGCACATGCATGCGGCTTTCAGCGCTCGACATCATAATAATATTCCATCCAGCCTTACTGTCAACAACTGTGCACACCCGATCCGGTACGGATGATGGCTTGTTCCAATTAGGGAAGTGTTGATAATTGTGTGTGATGTGTTGCTCGAAGCGGATGCGAAACGATCGCGGTTTGTAGGATGATTAATACTTagtagaagaaaaaaactgcaaaaCAATTTGCACCATTACGGTCGCAGCAAGAAGTGATGGGATGTGAAGCGAAACCATGCGCGCAAGAAAGATAGAAGACTACAATGTGCCAAAATTTACAGAAAAACATGAAATCATATCACATTCGGGGGGGGATTGTTGTTTTAAATAaaggagagaagaaaaaaacggaAATTATGGTGAAATTTGCTGAAAGTTACGTAAAATGAATGCAACACTGATATGTATTACACATGATtaataaaatattatatttatagTGTACACGAAATTGCTGGATATATTTGATCGAAAGAAAATCAGTCCAACCATTTAATTGAGTTCTTGCCTAATTTCTTAAAAAGGCAAGTTTAGTTATTTAATCAGAAAATGTTAGAGTACACTTCAGGATATCCAATATATCCGGGGGTTTCTATTTTCCTGAAGATTTATATTACAGatcccgttcgattttggtacGTTTCGCTTTTGGCATGGCAGAATTCCAGAGAAATTTTGGTAAAAATATTTCCTGGCTTTAGCCATAtaattttagcacattttgttttaaaattgaatcATAAGGTTGAATGAACTTAACTGGTATGATGTACCATTACTTCTGAGTGAATTATATTTCTCAACTTCGGTTGCCATTAATCGTGACCGTCAAGGTAAGTGATACCTAAATAGCCATTTCCCATTGTTTCGATCCAATCCGATGCAGAATAGCTGGCAAGGCACGACGAAGGAAACGTAACTTTGTTCCAACTCGTATATACGAACAACATGTGtgcatataaaaaataacataattcttttttaGCTGAAAACTctcagaaaaaatattcgaaatcAATAATAAAAATCACTCGAAATTGGTCGATTTTCTCATATTCGGTCATAATGAGATAAACTGAAATATTGTTAAAATATAAACACACAGAATAAAGTCGAATTTTCAGACAATATATTTCTTAGGTAAAGGCCTTTTTCGTTAACTAACGTGAGTACGATGAGAAATAGGGCACACGTGCCATAAAAACCCTtgacattatgcaaaaaattaacgaaaccTGTTTGCCAAGAAACCTAATTGGAAGCAAAAAACCAACCCGCACCATTACTGGCCGCGCATTATCATTCATTGATCCGAAACGAATCGATATTTATAGAGGCACCCTTGTCCCAATGACTCAAATTACCAGCATCCGCCAATCGCATCGATCTGCAATCTCGTCACACCAGCGCCTGTCAATGTCACACTCTTGCTTGGCTAAAGTGTCGCTCTCCGCCGCTGcacaaacacgcaacaattggTGGCCTTGATCACGAACTTAACCCTTCGGCTCGCGTTGTACGTACCCCGTCGCACATCCATGGAAacagtaataataataacatcACCAACAACAATGGCAATATTTCGAACATTCCACAAAACAGGTTACCAAGACGACGACGATCGACCGGCCGACCGCCAGGTACACAAAATGCACAAACGATAAGAGCACGCTTCAGTGGCTGACGTTGCCCTTCACCCGTGCCATTGCAGGTTTGtcagacaaaataaaaaaaaaatttgaacctATATGTGAACACTGGGGCCCCTGTCTGTGTGAAGAAGCGGCATGTAGGTACCAACAGTGGGAATTGACCGAATGACCAACTCGCCCCCGCCGTTTAGTGTTCGCTCGAGCAGAACACTAATGAAAACGATGATCTGGAAACGATTCCCTGGTGGCTTCCTCTCATTATtcgactgaaaaaaaaacaccggtcTATTATATTCCCATTTCCATTGTGTCTGCTTCCCGCCTGATGACGTGGAACTACTAGGTATATTCCGTAGCATGATATGTCAACCGACTTTCAATGGAGAAGGTAATGGGAAAAGGAAGGCAGGTGACAGGGTAGACAGTGCCAGATTAGTGATCAAAAAAGTGCCGTCCACTATTACCGTTGGGAGGAGAGATAATGATAGCGCACGCTATGGGTCTAGTTGGCGGCATTATTTGAAGTTGTTTCTTGGTGGTTGCCATAGTAGCGAGAAGTTGCTATCAGTTTTGAAATCCGAGACCGCCATCTACAGTGTTAATAGTGGACATCATTTTGATAGCGTTTTTTGTGATTGATCATTAGTCAACTTGAATGGTTTTATACACAGGAGAAAATTTTACGTCTCCGATGTTTACAATCCAACGATTTTTCCGAATGCATTTCATAAAagagcagggccggatttagacggcggggggcccggggcaaatttgtttgtgaggccctctttccttaaaacatttagaggtatcgTTCTGGAagttgacgagcaaaaaaaaggtcgcctcaggactaggggggcccttgaatcgggaggcccggggcatctgCCCCCTtcgccccccctcaaatccggccTGTAAAAGAGTAAGATTATTTTGTTTCTGTTGATATTTTCgattgtttttgcatttttacaattttatttcTTAGCGGTTTTTTTTCCAACTTTGCAAACGTTTTTATTGTCCAAAACGCTTTCAAACGCCAGAAAAACAACACAATAAACTGGATAATCCACTCTAAAATGACTTTTAGCAAACAAAATTGGAGGCCAAacagaaaataatcaaaacttGGTTAAATATTCCTGAAAAGAGCCTctaaaattgattttcaatataGATGCTTACCAAATAAAGCGAACACAAACAAAGAGGATTCAAAAGTTCAGTGCCTGAAGCTTCTGAAGAGCTAGAAATTGGCTCCAAAAGGTAGAGACAAAGTATACAAAAGTTTAGCCTGAAAAATATCCCTAAAACCTAAAAGAGTTCAGAAGAAAATAATCTAGAATATAACTTGAGGTGACTGAAAATACGTATTGGAGAATGAAACCGAAATATCTCGAAACACACCTGAAGGTAATAAACAATCCAAAGTGAAAGTAATTATAAATTTACACCGAATTTGTTTGAACtttttctaaataaaaaaattttaatttaaggagtaaatgtagtgatgaagatagaaaattaaactaactgaaaatatgattgtagaaactacgaaaaatatagttcagcaggtgggactcgaacccacaacttccaatctccggtcagatgtgttcccgttacaccaccgcagaacgttaaagacgtagttctagatcgagttttgtatcgcttatccaattctcgcacttcgtacatttactcagtagagactattatttatatcaatcaaagaaatagttatcggtttccgttatactctactaaattttttggaaataaatattgaaattcagtccgcaaatatatatttcgactgtgacgtacagtcttcctcagtgcttatgtggactggtaaagagcaaagcgtaaatcctgtttttttatttgtagtaggtaaaaatgaaaatttagcacccttaattggagttaggtagggaattatgcggtcgattgtttaccgtaccatgtctggggtttttgggaagcagattgaatagccatgaggggtgattacctgcgtctttattgagaagcgtgcatgagtgttgtttataaatttctaaactttcagctacgtctaatttccataaattattaacggggcggaggaggtgaatgttatccgataaatttttttcaaaaattactaagacactgccacgtcatgaaaattcgtctgatttaaagacagttgaggaattacgtaaaaaacctgttttctatttaaaagcagataaggggtacaaaaccgtcatcatggacaagtctgactatgatgaacaaataacccaaaaaattgataaaggtccatattggcaactgcgacttaatcctcttgctgatatggtaaaacgtgtagaaaatacaataaaagaatgcaaacccgttttgggtaatgcgttacaaaatcttcgtgtttcaaatccagttcttccaagaataaagggtctccccaaaattcacaaacctggaaatgaaatgagagaaattatctcagcggtaggggctcccacagaaaaattggctaaatggctggtaaaagaatttcaagccatgccccataaatttccaagtcgatcagcaaagagcaccggagatttcgttgaaaatttaagatcctcgggtaacatccaatctgatgagataatggtttcatttgacgttacggccttatttcctagcgttccagtgaatgaaaccttaaaccttttagaggactggcttctttcccaatattttgataatacttggaaaaagaaagttgacagtttgttgaaactttcacgcctttgcatgaaagaaaactacttcacatttcgtggtaaattttacaaacagactaaaggggcaccaatggggaatcctctttctccctttctatgtgagctcttcatggcaaatatagaaagtacattagagaagaggaacatcttaccgattcgatggtggaggtatgtggatgatatttattgtattttgaaaagggcggatcttgaaacttttttcatatcccttaataatacccataaaaatataaacttcacaattgaaaaagaacttaacaacagactccctttcttggacgtcgttgtagtcagaaagtctacggacttggaatttgaaatttatcggaaacccacgaatacaaaacgggtaatacctaacacttcaaaccatcccttccagcataaaatggcatccttccatcatatgatccaccgcatggaaactttacctctaagtgaagtagccaagcaaaaggaactggaatatattttcgaaattgctaaacttaatggctacaatgaaagtatcattcaagccattgtcgataaaaagaagcgtgctcaaattcggaaatcttttacaacactcaccccaacaacagaagatctgaaaagggtagccgttgaatatgacgttaacttgacacgcccacttcgttcaaaatttagaaaatttgggatggatattgtctacactagcagaaatacccaactcaaaacaaaattagggtctaccaaagaccctattgataccctgaacaaagctggaatttataaaattgcatgcagtcactgtgacatggtttacattggacaaactaaacgtaacctattgatacgtttcaaagaacatttcgcagaagtgaccaaagcaagtaaagtttcaacaaatgcaccaccacaccatttcaaatcaaaagtggctgaacatatttttaacgaggaacatccactaaataacattcacctcctccgccccgttaataatttatggaaattagacgtagctgaaagtttagaaatttataaacaacactcatgcacgcttctcaataaagacgcaggtaatcacccctcatggctattcaatctgcttcccaaaaaccccaaacatggtacggtaaacaatcgaccgcataattccctacctaactccaattaagggtgctaaattttcatttttacctaatacaaataaaaaaacaggatttacgctttgctctttaccagtccacataagcactgag encodes:
- the LOC129722184 gene encoding Na(+)/H(+) exchange regulatory cofactor NHE-RF1 encodes the protein MSHKTSSASNGSGGGGNVTKYEARLCQVVKRPDFDGYGFNLHAEKGRPGQYIGKVDDGSPAEAAGLRQGDRIIEVNGTNITNETHKKVVELIKAIPNETKLLVIDPRADGNELKAAAAAAKAKNGAVDVNDNSKQMEKMANRKDSLNEKSTAESNQNKHDVNGSSGAKEDANNKKNSSANNNVDTSANKMMMTNGDTKKQQQPVEKIIEDTKALSMSTAKVAETNGKSMASTNGSNGTSDAAVATPTVTKDVPKLNLNMTAAELRAQLAARKKYDPKNDVCDLRKKYEIIQKM